In the genome of Croceimicrobium hydrocarbonivorans, one region contains:
- a CDS encoding ParA family protein, whose translation MGKIVAIANQKGGVGKTTTSVNMSASLGVLEKKVLVIDADPQANTTSALGFNPDEVKVGTYQVLEHEIDAAEAIVSTKNPNLDLIPAQIDLVAVEIELVDKDQREQMLRRSLESVKDKYDYIFIDCAPSLGLITLNALTAADSVIIPIQCEYFALEGLGKLLNTIKSVQNLHNPDLDIEGLLLTMYDSRLRLSNQVVEEVKTHFSKMVFNTIIQRNVRLSEAPSYGETIIMYDASSNGAENYLNLAREFLEKNEEIEAEA comes from the coding sequence ATGGGTAAAATTGTTGCCATTGCCAACCAAAAAGGCGGCGTAGGTAAGACTACCACTTCTGTAAATATGTCGGCCAGCCTCGGCGTGCTGGAGAAGAAAGTTTTAGTAATCGATGCGGACCCTCAGGCCAATACCACTTCGGCTTTAGGCTTTAATCCCGACGAGGTTAAAGTAGGTACCTATCAGGTGCTGGAGCATGAGATTGATGCCGCTGAGGCCATTGTAAGTACCAAGAATCCGAATCTCGATTTAATTCCTGCTCAAATTGATTTGGTGGCGGTAGAAATCGAATTGGTCGACAAAGATCAGCGGGAGCAAATGCTGCGTCGTTCTCTGGAATCAGTAAAAGACAAATACGACTATATCTTTATTGATTGCGCTCCTTCTTTAGGATTGATCACCTTGAATGCCCTTACGGCTGCGGATAGCGTGATTATCCCTATCCAATGTGAGTACTTCGCATTGGAAGGTTTGGGTAAATTATTGAATACGATTAAAAGTGTACAAAACCTGCACAATCCTGATCTGGATATTGAAGGATTACTGCTAACCATGTACGATTCGCGCTTACGATTGAGCAATCAGGTAGTTGAAGAAGTGAAAACCCATTTCAGTAAAATGGTTTTCAATACCATAATTCAACGTAATGTGCGTTTAAGTGAGGCGCCAAGTTATGGAGAAACCATCATCATGTATGATGCTTCCAGTAATGGCGCGGAGAATTACTTAAATTTGGCCCGCGAATTTTTAGAGAAAAACGAAGAGATCGAGGCAGAAGCCTAA
- a CDS encoding NADPH-dependent FMN reductase encodes MITVICGTHRPKNITRKIVDKYCQMLRAAGQEINLFELEELPRDFVFGDSFGNRSPVTEEIIKTKIIPADKLVIISPEYNGSYPGVLKAFMDGMDPRLWKGKKVALVGVASGRAGNIRGMDHLTHVLHYLRMEVFSNKVPISKVNGLLNDQGELEDEETLRVLQRQVDEFLEY; translated from the coding sequence ATGATAACCGTAATTTGTGGAACCCACAGACCCAAGAATATAACTCGAAAAATTGTAGATAAGTATTGTCAAATGCTCCGCGCCGCCGGGCAGGAGATTAACTTATTTGAACTAGAAGAATTGCCACGTGATTTCGTTTTTGGCGATAGCTTCGGTAATAGAAGTCCTGTTACTGAGGAGATTATCAAAACTAAAATCATCCCTGCCGATAAACTGGTTATCATTAGCCCGGAGTACAATGGCAGTTACCCTGGCGTTTTAAAAGCCTTTATGGATGGCATGGATCCACGATTGTGGAAAGGGAAAAAGGTTGCTCTAGTAGGAGTGGCTTCTGGCCGAGCTGGAAACATCAGGGGGATGGATCATTTGACCCATGTTTTGCATTATCTGCGGATGGAGGTTTTCTCTAATAAAGTGCCTATCTCCAAGGTTAATGGTCTTTTAAATGATCAAGGTGAATTGGAAGATGAAGAAACCCTGCGCGTATTGCAAAGGCAGGTAGATGAATTCTTAGAATACTAA
- a CDS encoding PUR family DNA/RNA-binding protein produces the protein MSDQGQNVQEEIHSKVLRAGRRTYFFDVRATKADDYYLTITESKKHTAENGNVYYKKHKIYLYKEDFEQFSEMLNAATDYIIDKRGEEVISDRHEPDFHSRAEDYNHEEGALETTLENNTAGYTDVSFEDI, from the coding sequence ATGAGTGATCAAGGACAAAACGTGCAGGAGGAAATCCATTCCAAGGTTTTAAGAGCAGGGCGAAGAACTTATTTCTTCGATGTACGGGCGACTAAAGCTGACGATTACTACTTAACCATCACGGAGAGCAAGAAACACACCGCCGAGAATGGCAATGTGTACTACAAGAAGCACAAGATTTACCTGTACAAAGAAGACTTTGAGCAATTCAGTGAAATGTTGAATGCCGCTACCGATTACATCATCGATAAAAGAGGTGAAGAGGTAATTTCCGATCGACATGAGCCCGACTTCCACAGCAGAGCTGAGGACTACAATCACGAAGAAGGCGCATTGGAAACGACTCTAGAAAATAATACTGCAGGCTATACCGATGTTTCTTTCGAAGACATCTAA